Proteins encoded by one window of Acidipropionibacterium virtanenii:
- a CDS encoding LacI family DNA-binding transcriptional regulator, whose amino-acid sequence MPHVTIADIAGRLGISTAAVSYALNGRPGVSATTRQRVLDLVEELDWTPDSTARSLRSRRSMAVGMALSRDAEEIANEPFYSYVQAGIEQALAARGYSLMISRPGRRQAAELDVYRSWARQRRVDGVILFDLLADDPRTGLLEEVGLPFVEVTSEAAVDGAPRVLIDDAADAGTLVSHLADQGYRSIIHLSGPGQLTHERLRARAVAAVASAGGLEVVSSACRYTMEDGARGFLEAVGRVPRQPVGVVGSSDLLALGALRGAGLLGLPVPDRIGVVSWDESLPCRISNPPLTSLERRPITMGRLAADLLLDRLDGRARSLVRLPASGLTVRASSNRMAREIS is encoded by the coding sequence ATGCCTCATGTCACGATCGCCGACATCGCCGGTCGGCTCGGAATCTCCACGGCCGCGGTGTCCTATGCGCTGAACGGCCGCCCCGGGGTCTCCGCCACCACCAGACAACGGGTCCTCGACCTCGTCGAGGAGCTCGACTGGACGCCCGACTCCACCGCCAGATCGCTGCGCAGCCGCCGCTCCATGGCGGTCGGCATGGCCCTGTCGCGCGACGCGGAGGAGATCGCCAACGAGCCCTTCTACTCCTACGTCCAGGCCGGCATCGAACAGGCTCTGGCCGCACGCGGCTACAGCCTCATGATCAGCAGGCCGGGACGGCGTCAGGCGGCCGAGCTCGACGTCTACCGGTCATGGGCGCGGCAGCGCCGGGTCGACGGCGTCATCCTGTTCGACCTGCTGGCCGACGATCCCCGGACCGGGCTCCTCGAGGAGGTCGGGCTGCCCTTCGTCGAGGTGACCAGCGAGGCCGCGGTGGACGGCGCCCCGCGGGTGCTGATCGACGACGCCGCGGACGCCGGGACCCTCGTCTCACACCTGGCCGATCAGGGGTACCGGAGCATCATCCACCTGTCCGGGCCCGGACAACTGACCCACGAGAGGCTGCGCGCACGGGCTGTTGCGGCGGTCGCCTCGGCCGGTGGCCTGGAGGTGGTCAGCAGCGCATGCCGCTACACCATGGAGGACGGCGCCCGGGGATTCCTGGAGGCCGTCGGACGGGTGCCCCGCCAGCCGGTGGGCGTGGTGGGATCCAGTGACCTGCTGGCCCTGGGAGCGCTGCGCGGGGCCGGCCTCCTGGGCCTGCCCGTCCCGGACAGGATCGGCGTGGTGAGCTGGGACGAGTCGCTGCCCTGCCGCATCTCCAACCCACCGCTCACCAGCCTCGAGCGCAGGCCCATCACCATGGGCCGGCTCGCCGCGGATCTCCTGCTGGATCGCCTCGACGGTCGGGCACGCAGCCTGGTGAGGCTTCCGGCCTCGGGGCTCACGGTCCGAGCCAGCTCGAACCGGATGGCGCGCGAGATCTCCTGA
- a CDS encoding HAD family hydrolase, whose protein sequence is MVALDIDGTLVDLEGRMPDSVEAAVAKVRESGIPIVLATGRGLFGTAPIHEALQLPAGEMVVSNGAVTVRTPPLEIIDEVTFDPAPVIRRVLEARPSALVAVEEVGVGYRLNSYFPDGELQGDMVIESVDELSSRPAARVIIRDPDAPPSEFVELARHLGLHGVSYFIGWSAWMDITPRGVTKASALAKLCRAHGIDRADVLAMGDGHNDVEMLAWAGRGVAMGDAPEAVQSVADAVTGTFAEGGTAAELNRWFG, encoded by the coding sequence CTGGTCGCACTGGATATCGACGGCACCCTCGTCGACCTCGAGGGCAGAATGCCCGACAGCGTCGAGGCCGCCGTCGCGAAAGTGCGCGAATCCGGCATTCCGATCGTGCTCGCCACCGGACGCGGGCTGTTCGGCACCGCCCCGATCCACGAGGCGCTCCAGCTCCCGGCCGGGGAGATGGTCGTCTCGAACGGTGCGGTGACGGTCCGCACCCCTCCTCTCGAGATCATCGACGAGGTGACCTTCGACCCCGCCCCGGTGATCCGGCGGGTGCTGGAGGCCCGCCCCTCGGCACTGGTCGCGGTGGAGGAGGTCGGAGTCGGCTACCGACTCAACAGCTACTTCCCCGACGGCGAACTCCAGGGAGACATGGTCATCGAGTCGGTCGACGAGCTGTCCTCCCGGCCGGCGGCGCGCGTCATCATCCGCGATCCCGATGCGCCGCCCTCCGAGTTCGTCGAACTGGCCAGGCACCTCGGCCTGCACGGCGTCAGCTATTTCATCGGATGGTCGGCCTGGATGGACATCACCCCGCGCGGGGTGACGAAGGCCTCGGCACTCGCCAAGCTGTGCCGGGCCCACGGCATCGACCGCGCCGACGTCCTGGCGATGGGCGACGGCCACAATGACGTCGAGATGCTCGCCTGGGCGGGCCGCGGGGTCGCGATGGGCGACGCCCCCGAGGCCGTTCAGTCGGTGGCCGACGCCGTGACGGGCACCTTCGCCGAGGGAGGAACGGCCGCCGAGCTCAACCGCTGGTTCGGCTGA
- a CDS encoding sigma factor-like helix-turn-helix DNA-binding protein, translating into MTSTSDSGVPACAVLTHVFQHPFLEEDSTPSTAEQRRLRTALTARATEACMACPYFEDCLDLAVTKHDVSGFVAATTSRQRAQMRNMLRVEVTADDMDALIGVIASGRQIATRDVVALRRAHPDESLDFIAQRLGCSLSTVKRHLRRARAAAASETETPRRRTPEEPDRGRLITAFESVTGMRRRAEAAA; encoded by the coding sequence GTGACCAGCACATCGGATAGCGGTGTTCCCGCGTGCGCAGTCCTCACGCATGTCTTTCAGCACCCCTTCTTGGAGGAGGACTCCACCCCGTCGACCGCGGAGCAACGCCGCCTCCGCACAGCGCTCACCGCCCGAGCCACCGAGGCCTGCATGGCCTGCCCCTACTTCGAGGACTGCCTCGATCTTGCAGTCACCAAGCACGACGTATCCGGATTCGTGGCTGCGACCACCTCGCGGCAACGCGCCCAGATGCGCAACATGCTCCGCGTCGAGGTGACCGCGGACGACATGGACGCCCTGATCGGCGTCATCGCCTCGGGGCGCCAGATCGCCACCCGCGACGTCGTCGCACTGCGACGGGCCCACCCCGACGAGTCCCTGGACTTCATCGCCCAGCGGCTCGGGTGCTCCCTCTCGACGGTGAAGAGGCATCTGCGCAGGGCCCGAGCAGCGGCCGCCTCGGAGACTGAGACCCCCCGTCGCCGCACCCCGGAGGAACCCGATCGAGGCCGCCTCATCACGGCCTTCGAATCGGTGACCGGGATGCGGCGCAGGGCCGAGGCCGCAGCCTGA
- a CDS encoding cation:proton antiporter: protein MNPAIYVALVVGLSVAAQWLGWRLRLPSLLFLLVVGFALGRAVSPDEVFGRDLLFAGVNLCVAIILFEGALSLKLRPVRDLGRPILRLCTVTVAASWLLVAVTARLLGFDLRVALLLGAILVVTGPTVINPILRQLRPTRRVSGLLRWEGIIVDPLGAILALLVYQGVTSIEGASLWHELGRLGLTVLVALLVAVPVGLGLTTMLRRHLIPDFLQGVVFVGVALATVVGSNLILEESGLLAVTALGVLVTNRPGVELDRVLEFKENLQVLLVGALFVMLAGRVTPTEIADVAPIGLAFVAILVLIVRPVSVQLGLAGTETSRQERFLMSFMAPRGIVAASITSVFALQFSEAAQNVRSQAASAMARDPQRGRALSAFADRLAGMSGQVDRMVPLVFLVIVCTVAIYGLGIGRLAERLGLASASPRGVMFAGSPAWAIDAAVALRDLGVATMFVTRRGYDLDAVRAAGLRCEAADFLSEYAVDEMDLSGIASMVAVTPDDNVNSIGSVHYRRALGRANVFGLRRSDEGEDGDATTGTVPALKALTAFDPPLEHSELDRRWRAGARVGRVRITDQMNWQQFRRSFPDAVAMFVVRGSSTVVATPSMTAPKAGEVVVYLGDRAQTPSSRH, encoded by the coding sequence ATGAATCCTGCGATCTATGTTGCCCTGGTTGTCGGCCTGTCCGTGGCCGCCCAGTGGCTGGGGTGGCGACTCAGGCTTCCCTCCCTGCTCTTCCTGCTCGTCGTCGGCTTCGCCCTGGGTCGGGCGGTCAGCCCGGACGAGGTCTTCGGGCGCGATCTGCTCTTCGCCGGTGTCAACCTGTGCGTGGCGATCATCCTCTTCGAGGGCGCCCTCTCGCTCAAGCTGCGTCCGGTGCGGGATCTGGGCCGGCCGATCCTGCGGTTGTGCACCGTCACCGTGGCCGCATCCTGGCTGCTCGTCGCCGTGACGGCCCGACTGCTGGGATTCGACCTGCGGGTCGCCCTGCTGCTGGGGGCGATCCTCGTGGTGACCGGCCCCACGGTCATCAACCCGATCCTCAGGCAGCTGCGCCCGACCCGGCGGGTGAGCGGGCTGCTGCGCTGGGAGGGGATCATCGTCGACCCGCTGGGCGCCATCCTGGCCCTGCTGGTCTACCAGGGGGTCACGAGCATCGAGGGGGCGTCGCTGTGGCATGAGCTCGGCAGACTCGGGCTCACGGTGCTGGTCGCGCTGCTCGTGGCGGTCCCGGTCGGGCTGGGGCTGACGACGATGCTGCGCCGCCACCTCATCCCGGACTTCCTGCAGGGCGTCGTCTTCGTGGGTGTGGCCCTGGCCACCGTCGTCGGATCGAACCTCATCCTCGAGGAGTCCGGGCTGCTGGCCGTCACCGCTCTGGGCGTCCTGGTCACGAACCGGCCGGGCGTCGAACTGGACCGGGTGCTGGAGTTCAAGGAGAACCTCCAGGTGCTGCTGGTCGGCGCCCTGTTCGTGATGCTCGCCGGGAGGGTGACTCCGACCGAGATCGCCGACGTCGCCCCGATCGGTCTGGCCTTCGTGGCCATACTGGTGCTGATCGTCCGGCCGGTGTCGGTGCAGCTGGGCCTGGCGGGTACCGAGACATCGCGCCAGGAGCGGTTCCTGATGTCCTTCATGGCGCCGCGCGGGATCGTCGCGGCATCGATCACCTCGGTCTTCGCGCTGCAGTTCAGCGAGGCGGCGCAGAACGTCCGCAGCCAGGCGGCCTCGGCGATGGCGCGCGACCCGCAGCGCGGCCGGGCGCTGTCGGCCTTCGCGGACCGGCTGGCGGGGATGTCGGGTCAGGTCGACCGGATGGTGCCGCTGGTGTTCCTGGTGATCGTGTGCACCGTGGCGATCTACGGGTTGGGGATCGGGAGACTGGCCGAGCGCCTCGGGCTGGCCTCGGCGAGCCCCCGCGGGGTGATGTTCGCCGGATCTCCGGCGTGGGCCATCGACGCCGCCGTGGCACTGCGGGATCTGGGGGTCGCGACGATGTTCGTCACCAGGCGCGGCTACGACCTGGACGCCGTTCGGGCGGCCGGCCTGCGCTGCGAGGCGGCGGACTTCCTCTCGGAGTACGCGGTCGACGAGATGGACCTGTCCGGAATCGCGTCGATGGTCGCGGTGACCCCCGATGACAACGTCAACTCCATCGGGTCGGTGCATTACCGCCGCGCTCTGGGGAGGGCGAATGTCTTCGGCCTGAGGCGCTCCGACGAGGGGGAGGACGGCGATGCCACCACCGGCACCGTGCCTGCCCTCAAGGCGCTGACCGCTTTTGACCCGCCGCTGGAGCACTCGGAGCTGGACCGGCGGTGGCGTGCCGGGGCGAGGGTGGGCCGGGTGCGGATCACCGATCAGATGAACTGGCAGCAGTTCCGCCGATCATTCCCCGATGCGGTGGCGATGTTCGTCGTGCGGGGGTCCTCCACCGTGGTGGCCACGCCGTCCATGACGGCTCCCAAGGCCGGTGAGGTCGTCGTCTACCTCGGCGATCGGGCGCAGACACCGTCGTCACGTCACTGA
- a CDS encoding MFS transporter, translating into MRSYGELLRIKEIWTTLVLAMLTRIPLFSLGTVLTLHVVTSLGMNYSSAGLVTTVFTIAGMISSPWRGSMVDRRGLRRTMIPSLLIVTPIWLAAPWIGYLPLLALVAIAGLWNYPVFTVPRQVLIARAPLDHRRAALSLDSVSVEICYMIGPTVAIIAATVWGTRPTIMACALIAVIGAAGLTILNPPTASETGVSPADTEAPPRMEASAHPALASRGVREVLNMLRLPRWLTLHTSAILIAVVATGFALGGMELTAVGQLRAMGEPQAIGWVLAASGLGSAVGGIVYGMLPRGASTPTLLLGLGITTAMAALASNPWQAAGLLCIAGIFCAPTLTSSVDSLSAAVPANSRGAVIGWQGSCMNAGTAMAAPMVGAAMDASGWRSGYLLAGLLGVIVAIAVLGAMRLHQVRLARAH; encoded by the coding sequence GTGCGCAGCTACGGGGAACTTCTGAGGATCAAGGAGATCTGGACCACTCTCGTGCTGGCGATGCTGACCCGCATCCCGCTGTTCAGCCTGGGCACCGTCCTCACTCTCCACGTCGTCACCTCGCTGGGGATGAACTACTCCTCGGCAGGCCTGGTGACCACTGTCTTCACCATCGCAGGCATGATCTCCTCCCCGTGGCGCGGTTCCATGGTCGACCGCAGAGGGCTGCGCCGCACCATGATCCCCTCTCTGCTCATCGTCACGCCCATATGGCTGGCCGCCCCGTGGATCGGATACCTGCCGCTGCTGGCCCTGGTGGCGATCGCCGGACTGTGGAACTACCCCGTCTTCACCGTTCCCCGCCAGGTCCTCATCGCCCGCGCCCCACTCGACCACCGCCGTGCGGCCCTCAGCCTGGACTCGGTCTCGGTGGAGATCTGCTACATGATCGGCCCGACGGTCGCCATCATCGCCGCCACCGTGTGGGGCACCCGACCCACCATCATGGCCTGTGCCCTGATCGCCGTCATCGGCGCGGCGGGGCTCACGATCCTCAACCCGCCCACGGCCTCCGAGACCGGTGTCTCCCCCGCCGACACCGAGGCCCCACCCCGGATGGAGGCCTCCGCTCACCCCGCCCTGGCCTCCCGAGGCGTCCGCGAGGTGCTCAATATGCTGCGACTGCCGCGCTGGCTGACCCTCCACACCTCGGCGATCCTCATTGCGGTGGTGGCCACGGGCTTCGCCCTGGGCGGGATGGAGCTCACCGCAGTGGGCCAGCTGCGCGCCATGGGAGAGCCCCAGGCGATCGGCTGGGTGCTGGCCGCCTCCGGGCTGGGCTCGGCGGTCGGCGGCATCGTCTACGGGATGCTCCCCCGCGGCGCCTCCACCCCGACCCTCCTCCTGGGCCTGGGAATCACCACCGCGATGGCCGCGCTGGCGTCCAACCCGTGGCAGGCGGCCGGGCTGCTGTGCATCGCAGGGATCTTCTGCGCCCCCACCCTCACATCGTCGGTCGACTCCCTGTCGGCGGCCGTCCCCGCCAACTCCCGCGGAGCCGTGATCGGATGGCAGGGCTCCTGCATGAACGCCGGCACCGCCATGGCCGCCCCGATGGTCGGCGCCGCGATGGATGCCAGCGGATGGCGCAGCGGATATCTGCTGGCCGGCCTCCTCGGAGTCATCGTCGCCATCGCAGTGCTCGGCGCGATGCGCCTCCACCAGGTGCGCCTGGCACGGGCGCACTGA
- the argG gene encoding argininosuccinate synthase, which produces MFVVSKVITHLPVGERIGIAFSGGLDTSVAVAWMRSKGSVPCTYTADIGQYDEPDIASVPGRAHAYGAEISRLVDCRASLVDEGLSAIACGAFNVRSAGRPYFNTTPIGRAVTGTLLVRAMADDDVSIWGDGSTYKGNDIERFYRYGLLANPQLRIYKPWLDEDFVSELGGRDEMSAWLTAHNLPYRDSKEKAYSTDANVWGATHEAKTLESLNVSMESVEPIMGVKFWDPDVAIETEEVSVSFEQGIPVAINGKEYDDKVALVLEANAIGGRHGLGMSDQIENRIIEAKSRGIYEAPGMALLYIAYERLINAVHNEDTIATYHNEGRRLGRLLYEGRWLDPQSLMIRESLQHWVASAITGTVVLKLRRGWDYSIMDTTGPNFSYHAEKLSMERVEGAAFGPVDRIGQLTMRNLDIADTREKLEQYSSQGQLSNHDDLVGKLAVGGAKAISANHDGDEDQAQKALDRAAMEFGVD; this is translated from the coding sequence CTGTTCGTCGTGTCCAAGGTCATCACGCATCTTCCCGTCGGCGAACGTATCGGCATCGCATTCTCCGGAGGTCTCGACACCTCCGTGGCGGTCGCCTGGATGCGATCCAAGGGGTCGGTCCCCTGCACCTACACCGCCGACATCGGTCAGTACGACGAGCCCGACATCGCCTCGGTGCCCGGGCGCGCCCACGCCTACGGCGCCGAGATCTCCCGGCTGGTGGACTGCAGGGCCTCACTGGTCGACGAGGGACTGTCGGCCATCGCCTGCGGAGCCTTCAACGTGCGCTCGGCCGGGCGCCCCTACTTCAACACCACCCCCATCGGCCGCGCCGTGACCGGCACCCTGCTGGTGCGCGCGATGGCCGACGACGATGTCTCCATCTGGGGCGACGGCTCCACTTACAAGGGCAACGACATCGAGCGGTTCTACCGCTACGGCCTGCTGGCCAACCCCCAGCTGCGGATCTACAAGCCCTGGCTCGACGAGGACTTCGTCTCCGAGCTCGGCGGCCGCGACGAGATGAGCGCCTGGCTCACCGCCCACAACCTGCCCTACCGCGACTCCAAGGAGAAGGCCTACTCCACCGACGCCAACGTCTGGGGCGCCACCCACGAGGCCAAGACCCTGGAGAGCCTCAACGTCTCGATGGAGAGCGTCGAACCCATCATGGGCGTCAAGTTCTGGGATCCCGATGTGGCGATCGAGACCGAGGAGGTCTCCGTCAGTTTCGAGCAGGGCATTCCGGTGGCCATCAACGGCAAGGAGTACGACGACAAGGTCGCTCTGGTGCTCGAGGCCAATGCCATCGGCGGACGTCACGGCCTGGGCATGAGCGACCAGATCGAGAACCGCATCATCGAGGCCAAGTCCCGCGGCATCTACGAGGCCCCCGGCATGGCGCTGCTGTACATCGCCTACGAGCGGTTGATCAATGCGGTTCACAACGAGGACACCATCGCGACCTACCACAATGAGGGACGCCGTCTCGGCCGGCTGCTCTACGAGGGCCGCTGGCTCGACCCGCAGTCCCTGATGATCCGCGAGTCCCTCCAGCACTGGGTGGCCTCGGCGATCACCGGCACCGTCGTCCTCAAACTGCGCCGCGGCTGGGACTACTCGATCATGGACACCACCGGACCGAACTTCTCCTACCACGCTGAGAAGCTGTCCATGGAGCGCGTCGAGGGGGCGGCCTTCGGGCCCGTCGACCGGATCGGCCAGCTCACCATGCGCAATCTGGACATCGCCGACACCCGCGAGAAGCTGGAGCAGTACTCCAGCCAGGGCCAGCTCTCCAACCACGACGACCTGGTCGGCAAGCTCGCCGTCGGCGGCGCCAAGGCGATATCCGCCAACCACGACGGTGACGAGGACCAGGCCCAGAAGGCCCTGGACCGCGCCGCCATGGAGTTCGGGGTCGACTGA
- a CDS encoding NAD(P)H-quinone oxidoreductase: protein MHAITVLPTDATDAKGRHRPGPENMEWSLVETPDPGRGEVLVKVLAAGVNRGDLLQRQGLYPPPPGITGVMGLEITGTVADTGPGVTGWQEGDRVVGLLAGGGYAEYAVVPAGQLLHMPEGVDPVVASTLIEVAATVVSNMDHVGLEPEETLLVHGGAGGIGQFAIQYAKALGCRVITTCGTDEKRQFCTELGADVALDYHGDWVNGVKGATDGWGADVILDVMGAKYLGLNVDALAADGRLVIIGMQGGAKGELNIGKLLNKRGTVTATSLRGRPVEQKSEICHRVEEVVWPMYADGRINPAPVEVFPISEAGAAHSRLDSGEVLGKIALTI from the coding sequence ATGCATGCGATCACCGTCCTTCCCACGGACGCCACAGACGCGAAGGGACGCCATCGTCCCGGCCCGGAGAACATGGAGTGGTCCCTGGTGGAGACACCGGACCCTGGACGCGGCGAGGTGCTCGTCAAGGTGCTGGCCGCGGGGGTCAACCGGGGAGACCTGCTCCAGCGCCAGGGCCTCTACCCCCCGCCGCCCGGGATCACCGGGGTGATGGGGCTGGAGATCACCGGCACCGTGGCGGACACGGGCCCCGGCGTCACCGGCTGGCAGGAGGGCGACCGGGTGGTCGGCCTGCTGGCGGGCGGAGGCTACGCCGAATACGCCGTCGTCCCGGCCGGGCAGCTTCTCCACATGCCCGAGGGAGTCGATCCCGTCGTCGCCTCCACCCTGATAGAGGTGGCCGCCACGGTCGTCTCCAACATGGATCATGTCGGCCTGGAGCCCGAGGAGACCCTGCTGGTGCACGGCGGGGCCGGTGGCATCGGCCAGTTCGCGATCCAGTACGCCAAGGCGCTGGGGTGCCGGGTGATCACCACCTGCGGTACCGACGAGAAGCGCCAGTTCTGCACCGAACTGGGGGCCGATGTCGCCCTGGACTACCACGGCGACTGGGTGAACGGGGTCAAGGGCGCCACGGACGGCTGGGGTGCCGACGTCATCCTCGACGTGATGGGGGCCAAGTACCTCGGCCTCAACGTCGACGCGCTGGCCGCCGACGGACGCCTCGTCATCATCGGGATGCAGGGCGGCGCCAAGGGCGAACTCAACATCGGCAAGCTGCTCAACAAGCGCGGCACCGTCACCGCCACCAGTCTGCGCGGGCGCCCGGTGGAGCAGAAGTCGGAGATCTGCCACCGGGTGGAGGAGGTCGTCTGGCCGATGTACGCCGACGGGCGCATCAACCCGGCTCCGGTCGAGGTCTTCCCCATCTCGGAGGCCGGCGCGGCGCACTCCCGGCTCGACTCCGGAGAGGTGCTGGGGAAGATCGCGCTGACGATCTAG
- a CDS encoding sodium:solute symporter family protein, translated as MALQTLIHASPIDYAILIVYFAFVLGIGYMARHQISDSLDFFLSGRRLPAWVTGLAFVSANLGAVEIMGMSANGAQLGLPTLHYFWVGAVPAMLFLGVVMMPFYYGSGVRSVPEFMLKRFGPAAHLVNSLSFALAQLLIAGVNLYLLGSIVHALLGWPLWVALIVAAIIVLAYITFGGLSAAIYNEVLQFFVIIAGLLPMVLIGLHRVGGWGGLKAKITEAAAAHPGKIVPASQQLDSWPGQALSGFDNPVLSVIGIVFGLGFVLGFGYWTTNFVEVQRAMASKSLSDARRTPIIGTFPKMLVPFVTVLPGVLAAVLVPEIAATKAGQTVSGGASGTVTYNDSVLYLIQDLLPNGLIGLAITGLLAAFMAGMAANISAFNTVFSVDIWQHYVKKDKPDEYYVKVGRIATVAASIIAIGTAAIASNYSNIMDYLQTLFGFFNAPLFATFILGMFWKRSTPAAGWSGLASGTLAAVAVWLPSALGVYSLSGQGISFVAAAAGFVVDIVVSVVVSLFTRPKPAEQLVGLVYSETPKESLQDPEEKNQPWYKRTVPLAGVALVLVIILNVLF; from the coding sequence GTGGCACTGCAGACACTGATCCACGCCAGTCCGATCGACTACGCGATCCTGATCGTCTACTTCGCATTCGTCCTGGGAATCGGGTACATGGCCCGTCACCAGATCTCCGACTCCCTCGACTTCTTCCTGTCGGGACGCCGGCTCCCCGCCTGGGTGACCGGCCTGGCCTTCGTGTCGGCCAACCTCGGCGCCGTCGAGATCATGGGCATGTCGGCCAACGGCGCCCAGCTGGGCCTGCCCACCCTGCACTACTTCTGGGTCGGCGCGGTTCCCGCGATGCTCTTCCTGGGCGTCGTGATGATGCCCTTCTACTACGGCTCCGGGGTGCGCTCGGTGCCCGAGTTCATGCTGAAGCGCTTCGGGCCCGCCGCCCACCTGGTCAACTCGCTCTCCTTCGCACTGGCCCAGCTGCTGATCGCCGGCGTCAACCTCTACCTGCTCGGCAGCATCGTCCACGCCCTGCTCGGCTGGCCGCTGTGGGTGGCCCTGATCGTCGCCGCCATCATCGTGCTGGCCTACATCACCTTCGGCGGTCTGTCGGCGGCGATCTACAACGAGGTCCTCCAGTTCTTCGTCATCATCGCCGGCCTGCTCCCGATGGTGCTCATCGGCCTGCACCGCGTCGGCGGCTGGGGCGGCCTCAAGGCGAAGATCACCGAGGCGGCCGCGGCCCACCCCGGCAAGATCGTCCCCGCCTCCCAGCAGCTCGACTCCTGGCCCGGCCAGGCCCTGTCGGGCTTCGACAACCCTGTCCTCTCGGTGATCGGCATCGTCTTCGGCCTCGGCTTCGTCCTCGGCTTCGGATACTGGACGACGAACTTCGTCGAGGTCCAGCGCGCAATGGCCTCGAAGTCCCTCTCGGACGCCCGCCGCACCCCGATCATCGGCACCTTCCCCAAAATGCTGGTGCCCTTCGTCACCGTGCTCCCCGGCGTCCTCGCCGCGGTGCTCGTGCCTGAGATCGCGGCCACCAAGGCCGGACAGACCGTCTCCGGTGGGGCGTCGGGCACCGTCACCTACAACGACTCGGTGCTCTACCTCATCCAGGACCTGCTGCCCAACGGCCTCATCGGCCTGGCCATCACCGGCCTGCTGGCCGCCTTCATGGCCGGCATGGCGGCCAATATCTCGGCCTTCAACACCGTCTTCAGCGTCGACATCTGGCAGCACTACGTCAAGAAGGACAAGCCCGACGAGTACTACGTCAAGGTCGGGCGCATCGCGACCGTCGCGGCGTCGATCATCGCCATCGGGACCGCCGCCATCGCCTCGAACTACTCGAACATCATGGACTACCTTCAGACCCTGTTCGGGTTCTTCAACGCGCCGCTCTTCGCGACCTTCATCCTCGGCATGTTCTGGAAGCGCTCCACCCCGGCGGCCGGCTGGTCCGGCCTGGCGTCGGGCACCCTGGCGGCTGTGGCCGTCTGGCTTCCCAGCGCGCTGGGTGTCTACTCGCTGAGCGGCCAGGGGATCTCCTTCGTGGCCGCCGCCGCCGGATTCGTGGTCGATATCGTGGTCAGCGTGGTGGTCTCGCTGTTCACCAGGCCGAAGCCGGCCGAGCAGCTGGTGGGTCTGGTCTACTCCGAGACGCCCAAGGAGTCCTTGCAGGACCCTGAGGAGAAGAACCAGCCCTGGTACAAGCGGACCGTGCCGCTGGCCGGGGTCGCCCTGGTCCTGGTCATCATTCTGAACGTCCTCTTCTGA